In Gopherus flavomarginatus isolate rGopFla2 chromosome 1, rGopFla2.mat.asm, whole genome shotgun sequence, a single genomic region encodes these proteins:
- the NDUFA5 gene encoding NADH dehydrogenase [ubiquinone] 1 alpha subcomplex subunit 5 isoform X1 — protein MTRRMRIFAQLAALESALYCLSAAMAGALKKTTGLVGLAVAENPHEHLRILYTKILAALQDIPKDAAYRKYTEQIVNERFNMVKTEPNVQKLEDKMKSGQIEEVIIQAESELSLARKMAQWKPWEPLVEEPPTDQWRWPI, from the exons ATGACGAGGCGCATGCGCATTTTTGCTCAGTTGGCGGCGTTGGAGTCAGCGCTGTACTGCTTGTCCGCAGCCATGGCCGGGGCGCTGAAGAAG ACCACTGGGCTCGTGGGACTAGCTGTAGCTGAGAATCCTCACGAG CACCTGAGAATACTGTATACAAAAATCCTCGCTGCTCTGCAGGACATCCCCAAAGATGCAGCATATAGGAAATACACTGAACAGATTGTAAATGAGCGGTTTAACATGGTAAAAACA GAACCTAATGTGCAAAAACTAGAAGACAAAATGAAAAGTGGTCAGATAGAAGAAGTGATAATACAG GCTGAAAGTGAGCTCTCTCTGGCAAGAAAAATGGCACAGTGGAAACCATGGGAGCCTTTAGTTGAAGAACCTCCTACTGACCAATGGCGATGGCCAATATAA
- the NDUFA5 gene encoding NADH dehydrogenase [ubiquinone] 1 alpha subcomplex subunit 5 isoform X2, protein MPQNSQSSQNSAGAQTQPIWGQTTGLVGLAVAENPHEHLRILYTKILAALQDIPKDAAYRKYTEQIVNERFNMVKTEPNVQKLEDKMKSGQIEEVIIQAESELSLARKMAQWKPWEPLVEEPPTDQWRWPI, encoded by the exons ATGCCCCAG AATTCACAGTCATCACAGAACTCTGCTGGAGCACAAACTCAGCCTATCTGGGGTCAG ACCACTGGGCTCGTGGGACTAGCTGTAGCTGAGAATCCTCACGAG CACCTGAGAATACTGTATACAAAAATCCTCGCTGCTCTGCAGGACATCCCCAAAGATGCAGCATATAGGAAATACACTGAACAGATTGTAAATGAGCGGTTTAACATGGTAAAAACA GAACCTAATGTGCAAAAACTAGAAGACAAAATGAAAAGTGGTCAGATAGAAGAAGTGATAATACAG GCTGAAAGTGAGCTCTCTCTGGCAAGAAAAATGGCACAGTGGAAACCATGGGAGCCTTTAGTTGAAGAACCTCCTACTGACCAATGGCGATGGCCAATATAA